Part of the Helicobacter sp. 12S02232-10 genome, ATATTTCAATTGCAGGTATCAAGCTCTTTTTGGATGGAAGCATTTCAGGCAGAACAGCCTTTATGAAAAAAAACTATCCAAACAGCAATGAGCGTGGGATGAAATTAATGGATGAAAAAGAACTTTTAGAAGCAGTCGATTATGCCAGAAAAAATCAACTCCAAATGGCCATTCACGTAATGGGAGATGCTTCAATTCAATTTCTTATCGATACGCTCAAAGATATCCAACCTTGGATTGAAGATGCTCCGACAATCAGACTTGAACACGCTTCCATTCTATCACGCGATCAACTCAAAGAGATGAAAGAATCTAAAATGACTTTTGCTTTAGCACCACAACCGATATTCTTATTTGCTGAATATGAAGCTTACAAAAACAACTTAGATCAAGATCTCCTAGAAATTGCCTATGGCATTAAGACTGATGATGAATTTGTTCTCACAAGCTTATCAAGCGATGCTCCCGCAACCCTTTGGGCAAATCCAGAAAATCTTTATTACACACTTCAAGCAAGTGTGGATCGTACCAGTGCAAATCATCACGATATCAATAAAAAAGAGGCAATTGATGTTCAAAAAGCCATTCAAATGCTTTCTATCAATGGAGCCAAAATCTCTGCAATTCCTAATCTAGGAAAGCTTGAAGTTGGATATGAGGCAAGTTTTCAGATTTTAGATAAAGATATTTTCACTATCCCCTCAAATCAATTGGGAAAAATTCTCCCAAAAGAAGTTTGGCTACAAGGAGAGAGAAAATATTTAAGAGACTAGCTATTCAAAATTTTTTAAGAATAGCTTTAAATTTCTCGCTGCTTGTCGGATGCGATTTTCATTTTCAATGAGCGCAATCCTCACATAACCCTCCCCGTGTTCTCCAAACCCTACACCGGGACTTAAGGCAATTTTAGCTTCTTTTAAAAGTCGTTTAGAAAACTCCAAACTTCCCAAATGCTGCACGCAAGGAGGTAACTTTGCCCAAATAAACATACTTGCCTTTGGTTTATTCATTTTCCAACCCGCATCACCAAAGCTTTTTATTAAGATTTCCATTCTTTTCTCATATTTGCTTTTGATCTCTTGCACACAATCTTGCGGACCTTCAAGAGCAATGGTAGAAGCGATTTGCATCGGTGTGTAAATCCCATAATCTATCCAACTTTTGATCTTTTGAAGTGCTTCAATTATTTTCTTATTTCCGACCACAAAGCCAATTCTCCAACCTGCCATATTATAGCTTTTGCTAAGCGTATAAGTTTCAACAGCAACATCCTTTGCTCCATCAGCTTCCAAGATACTTGGAGTCTTGTAGCCATCAAAACACAAATCAGCATAAGCAATGTCGCTGATGATATAAAACCTTTCTTTTTTTGCCATATCCACAAGCTTTGTATAAAAACTTTTATTTACAACCGTAGTAGTTGGATTATGCGGAAAATTTACAACAACAAACTTCGGTTTAGGTATCGTTTCTTTAAGCGATCGGGAAAGATTTTTAAAAAAATGATCCTCATCTAATTCCATCTGTTCATTCCAAGCAATCCCAAATCTCGCAACATTTGCCCCATTCATAATAAAGGCATAATAATGTATGGGATAAGCTGGTTCAGGTACTACAGCAGTATCACCGGGATTTGTGATAGCCTGTACAAGATGGACATAACCTTCTTTGCTTCCCATACTCACACAGACTTCTGCATTAGGGTCTAAATCCACATTATATTTTTTCTTATACCAATTGCAAATCCCCAAACGTAGTTTATAGATTCCTTTACTTGCCGAATAGCCGTGATTTTTAGGCTTATGAGCGCTCTCACAAAGCTTTTGAATAATATGTTCAGGTGTAGGTCCATCAGGATTTCCCATACTGAAATCAATCACATCTTCATTGTGATGTCTCATATCCAGCTTAATCTCATTAATAGCTGCAAAAACATACTTTGGCAATCGTTTGATTTTTTCAAACTCAATCTCATCAAACATCAAACAACCTCAATCATCAAATTCTTCAAACTTTACTTGGATTCCGTTTTTTATTATAGCAGGATTCTGGGTATCGCTCACCATAATAAATCGCACCCCATCCAAAAGACTAAAGGTAATTTTATTGGCGGTTGTGCTTTGAGAGATTAAGTTTATAATTTGCAAATTTTTATCATAAAGAACAATCCTAGGACGCCAATAAGGAGTTTTAGCAGTAATTGTGATATTACCACTTCCTGTTGCGCTAAACCAATATTCCCCACTCACTTCCCTAACCTCTAGAACTTCCTCAGAAGGAGAAATCTCTCTAGCATTAGCAAGTTTAGGCTCTACAAGCTCAATATCATATTCCCAATCAAAAATAGAATTTCTTTTGATATCAGTAAAAAGATACCCACGTTTGGCGAGTTCATCAATGATAATAGCAGGATCTAAAGCGTGCTCAGTAGAAAAACTAAAAGTAATTTTAGCCATCCCTTCAATATACTCAGCTTTTGAAACTGCAAAATAAGAATATCCCATTGAAGAAAGCGCGCTATTAATGCTTCGGGTTAAAAAAATTGGTGTCGTTTGGGAAACAAACGTTATGTGCAGTTCGCTGGGTTCATTGAATTTCAGTGTCAGTAATCCATTGTCTTTCAAGGTTGTAACAAGCTTTTTAATATCAATTCTACCATCTGTATAAAAACTTTGCTTATCCCTAAAAATACGATCAATAAAATTTTTATTTACACTATAAGACTGGCTACCAATAAGATTTTGAATCTTATCATCAAAACCATCTCCAAAAAAAACAGACAAAAATAACGACATAGAAATAATAATTCTTAAAATCATTGATCTTGACCACTCAATTTCAAATATTGTGCATATCTGATTCGCTTTAATCCGGTTTCAGGAGTGTATAAAAACCTTATCGGATAAGATTTTTCATAACGCACGACACCTGCATCTGTTTCAAGCGAAAATTCCCCGTGACCAAAAGATATCAATAACTTATGATCCTTGACTTCGATAGGATAAGCCGCATCAATGGTAGTTTGAAATTTCTGCTTGCTATCTAAATCAAATACTTCAATCCAAAGACTATGGTCTGGAGTCACTAAAATTTGATTCTTATATTTTTTTTGAGTTTTCACAGGAGCATCCTCCGCAGTACTTTCGGAAGTATCTTCAGTCAAATCAACATCAGATTTTTCTTCCTGAAGTTTATTTTCATCTTCTTTGGGAA contains:
- a CDS encoding LL-diaminopimelate aminotransferase; translation: MFDEIEFEKIKRLPKYVFAAINEIKLDMRHHNEDVIDFSMGNPDGPTPEHIIQKLCESAHKPKNHGYSASKGIYKLRLGICNWYKKKYNVDLDPNAEVCVSMGSKEGYVHLVQAITNPGDTAVVPEPAYPIHYYAFIMNGANVARFGIAWNEQMELDEDHFFKNLSRSLKETIPKPKFVVVNFPHNPTTTVVNKSFYTKLVDMAKKERFYIISDIAYADLCFDGYKTPSILEADGAKDVAVETYTLSKSYNMAGWRIGFVVGNKKIIEALQKIKSWIDYGIYTPMQIASTIALEGPQDCVQEIKSKYEKRMEILIKSFGDAGWKMNKPKASMFIWAKLPPCVQHLGSLEFSKRLLKEAKIALSPGVGFGEHGEGYVRIALIENENRIRQAARNLKLFLKNFE